In Quercus robur chromosome 10, dhQueRobu3.1, whole genome shotgun sequence, a genomic segment contains:
- the LOC126702510 gene encoding mitochondrial import inner membrane translocase subunit PAM16 like 2, whose translation MAARLLANLLVLGSGVVARSFVQAYRQALANASKSGVAQEAAQNIRRATKIMAEPEARQVLGVTEHSSWEEILKRYDNLFERNMKSGSFYLQSKVHRAKECLEAAYKKNAQ comes from the exons ATG GCTGCAAGACTTCTTGCTAACTTGCTTGTGCTGGGCTCTGGAGTAGTGGCAAGGTCTTTTGTTCAGGCATACCGGCAGGCACTTGCAA ATGCCTCAAAATCTGGTGTTGCTCAAGAAGCAGCACAGAATATTAGGAGAGCAACCAAAATTATGGCCGAGCCGGAGGCAAGGCAGGTACTAGGTGTCACTGAACACTCATCGTGGGAGGAGATCTTAAAG AGGTACGACAACCTGTTTGAGCGGAATATGAAGAGTGGGAGCTTTTACCTTCAATCAAAGGTTCATAGAGCTAAAGAATGCTTAGAAGCTGCTTACAAAAAGAATGCTCAGTGA